One Hordeum vulgare subsp. vulgare chromosome 4H, MorexV3_pseudomolecules_assembly, whole genome shotgun sequence DNA window includes the following coding sequences:
- the LOC123447236 gene encoding calmodulin-binding receptor-like cytoplasmic kinase 2 — MRSNSSAGSAPRRRPTSDLIGASDDLSRCSVATTTASSERSSGSGSGRAAAALLDAFRSCFAPGDARSPDASLSDVDFDASHQHSQSLSSQGSTSGSTFESRRSARGPYGSTLRNTSEREIPGDRKFTLPEIQKATKNFSPNLKIGQGGSGTVYKGQLSDGTVVAVKRAKKNVYDKHMGHEFRNEIEMLRCIEHLNLVRFHGFLEFGGEQLIVVEYVPNGNLREHLEGLNGKVLEFSVRLEIAIDVAHAITYLHTYSDQPVIHRDIKSSNILLTNNCRAKVADFGFAKLAPTDATHVSTQVKGTAGYLDPEYLRTYQLTEKSDVYSFGVLLVELVTGRRPIEPKRAIVERVTAKWAMEQFSKGDAILTLDPNLEVNDATNLAIEKMYELALQCLAPKKRNRPSMRRCAEILWSIRKDYRELAQPTSS; from the exons ATGAGGAGCAACAGCAGCGCCGGCTCGGCGCCGAGGAGGAGGCCGACGAGCGACCTCATCGGCGCCAGCGACGACCTCTCCCGCTGCTCCGTCGCCACCACCACGGCCTCGTCCGAGCGCTCgtccggcagcggcagcggccgcgccgccgccgccttgctcGACGCCTTCCGCTCCTGCTTCGCCCCCGGGGACGCGCGCTCGCCGGACGCCTCCCTCTCCGACGTCGACTTCGACGCCTCCCACCAGC ACTCGCAGTCGCTGAGCTCTCAAGGTTCTACCAGCGGGAGCACATTCGAGAGCAGGAGATCAGCTAGAGGGCCGTATGGCTCCACCCTCAGGAACACTTCAGAAAGGGAGATACCTGGCGACAGGAAGTTCACCTTGCCAGAGATCCAGAAAGCAACAAAGAACTTCTCACCCAACCTCAAGATTGGGCAGGGTGGTTCTGGGACAGTCTACAAGGGTCAGCTCAGCGATGGCACCGTCGTCGCCGTCAAACGGGCCAAGAAG AATGTGTATGACAAGCATATGGGCCACGAGTTCCGGAACGAGATCGAGATGCTGCGATGCATCGAGCACCTGAACTTGGTCAGGTTCCATGGGTTCCTTGAGTTTGGTGGTGAGCAGTTGATCGTCGTGGAGTATGTTCCCAATGGCAATCTTCGGGAGCACCTTGAAG GTCTGAATGGAAAGGTTCTGGAGTTCTCTGTCAGATTGGAAATCGCGATCGATGTGGCCCACGCTATTACGTATCTTCACACCTACTCTG ATCAGCCGGTCATCCACAGGGACATTAAATCCTCAAACATTCTTCTCACGAACAACTGCCGAGCTAAGGTCGCTGATTTTGGATTTGCGAAACTGGCTCCAACTGACGCTACACATGTCTCTACTCAAGTGAAAGGAACAGCAGGTTATCTCGACCCAGAATATCTCAGAACATACCAGCTCACTGAGAAAAGTGATGTATATTCCTTTGGAGTGCTGCTAGTGGAGTTGGTTACCGGGAGGCGCCCAATAGAGCCAAAGAGGGCGATCGTGGAACGCGTCACCGCGAAATGG GCAATGGAACAATTCTCGAAGGGCGACGCGATATTAACACTGGATCCGAATCTGGAAGTGAACGACGCGACCAACCTGGCGATCGAGAAGATGTACGAGCTGGCACTGCAATGCTTAGCTCCCAAGAAGAGGAACCGGCCGAGCATGAGGCGATGCGCAGAGATCCTGTGGAGCATACGTAAGGATTACAGGGAGTTGGCTCAGCCAACCTCCTCTTGA